CGGTCAAGCGTTGCCGCAGACCGAAGTCCGGGTCGTCGATGAATTCGGGGAACCGCTCCCGACCGGTCAAGTCGGTGAAATCGTCATGCGCGGCCCGCAAGTAATGAAAGGCTATTTGAAAGACGAGGAGGAGACAAGGCGGACGATCAAAAACGGCTGGCTCTATACGGGCGATCTTGGCAGAATGGATGAGGACGGACTCCTGTATATCGTCGACCGGAAGAAAGATATGATCATTCGTGGCGGCGAAAATGTCTATCCGGTCGAAGTGGAGGAAGTGCTTTATCAAATTCCAGGTCTGTTTGAAGCTGCAGTCGTTGGCGTTCCCGATGAAGTGTTAGGGGAAGTGCCGAAAGCGTATGTCGTCGTGAAGGAAGGGGCGACCCTCACCGAAGCCGACGTCATCAGCCATTGCTCAAGCAATCTTGCAAAATATAAAATTCCTGTAGAAATCGAATTCCTTGATGAACTTCCGCGGAATGCTTCAGGGAAAGTGTTGAAACATACATTGCGTTCCGGAGTGCACACAACGATATGACAAAAAAGCCCCTTCTTCAGCCGATTACAACTGAAAAAGGGGCTCCTTCAACTCCAAAAACGCAAAAACGCTAGAATTTACGCATAAATGTCTCCAAAAACGCATAAATCCCCGGAAAAGCGCATAAACGAAAAAACTCACGCATAACTGCTCAGAATTACGCATAAACTCCGCCAAATGCGCATAACTGCACACAATTACGCATAACCGCTCCCGCTCAATCCCTCACATGCCCTTCAATTTATCCGCAAAGTCCTTCAAGCTCATATGCGAATGGACGCGTTGCCGATTTAACGCATAAATCGGATCGCCGCGATGAACATTTCCTTCCTCGATCGTGAAAGCGATGGTAATACCAGCGTCTTTCAATGCTTGGATGGCCTGTAAACTGTTTTTCCCGTAAGGATAGGCGTGCGCTTTTACTCTATGACCGCCCAATATTTGCTCGATTGTTTCATTCGCTTCCCGTATATCTGCACGAATGACATTACGTGATTCCGATTGCAAATAGCTTAAGCCGGTACGCGAATTGAACATATGGTAGGAGTGTGTATGATTTTCATAGGAATACACATCTGTCGTCGATTGGAGATCATATTCGGAAACCATTCCCGGCTTTCCGATCCTGCTTGTAATCAAGAAAGACGTCGCCTTGAACCCATAACGCTTTAAAATCGGATAGCCCAATTCAATTGTCGACTCATAGCCGTCATCGAATGTGATGAGGACGGATTTCGCTGGCAAGTTGAGTTTGCCTTGCACCCATAATTCCAATTGCCTCGGTGTGATCGTTGTCCAATTGTTCTTTTTCAAATAGGCCATCTGTTCCTCAAAATTTTTCACTTCGAGGACGGATACATTATCGCTCAGTTTGACCCTCGTCAAATCATGGTACATAAGCACAGGGATGCCGGAATCGATGACGATTTCCTTCTTATCTATATAACCCGTCTTTCCACCGAAGTTGACCGGATAATAGTTGCCTTGCGCCCGTTGCAAGTGGATCGTCAGATTGGGCTGTAATTGACCGATCGCCTTTGCCTTCTTGTTAGGGGCATTGAGGATCGGGACATGCTTTTTGGTAATGGCACGGACCGGATATGCGCCTTTCAAAGTCCCGTAACTATCTTTGACTGCCATCGCGCGCTTCTTTGAAAACATCACTTCATCCCCGCCGATGACCGTATGATAATAGCGGTCCGTTTCCTTTACGATGGAAGTGGATGTGCCTTTCATAAATACTGCGACTTTCTTTGACTGGTTGTAAACAGGTGTCGTTTCTGTGATGTTGACGGTTGGTACGCTTCCCGCTTCTGGCATCATTGGAAATACTAGCGCGAATAGAAGCGTCAACCAAAAAACTCTCTTCAAATTTCTTACTCCCTTTCATTTCCCGCCCCAGCTGTTGCACAAGAAAAGCCTTTGTGAACAAATTAGCTTGTCCACAAAGGCTTTATGCACAATCATCTAGGTAACATATTCATGTGTATCTTTCGTCTATCTAGTATATCGGCCGAAGGAAGCTAATTGTTATATAAATTTCAGTATGAATTATATAAGTCATTTAATAGAATAGTATAAACTAACTTGCATTTTGAAAATTCGTGCTGTATTATTGTGAAAGTTATTAGATAATTAGTAGGGAAGGATGATACATATGAAAGTTAGAAAGTATGGCCTATTGTTTGCAAGCGCTTTAATGAGTGCTACAATCCTTGCAGCTTGCGGCGATTCGGATAAAGACGGAGGTGCTGACAGCAAGGGAAGCGCTGACGGACTTGATACAAGAATCGTAACGATAGCAACCGGGGGATCTTCAGGCCCATATAACATTATTGGAACGACTCTCGCAAATGAATATTCGACTGAATTCGGCGTTAACTCGAAACCACAGTCAACAGGTGCATCCGTTGAAAATATCAACTTGATCAAAGAAGGTAAAGTTGAAATGGCATTCGTCATGAGTGATGTGCTCACTGAAGCAGCAGAAGGGATCGGAAACTTCCCGGAGAAAGTAGATAAAGTTCAGCAAATCGCGGCTCTATATCCGAACTATGTACAAATCGTAACGACTGCCGACTCAGGCATTAAGACAATCGAAGATTTGAAAGGCAAGCGGGTTGCTGTCGGCGATCAAAACTCAGGCGTTGAAGTGAACGCACGCAACTTGCTCAACGGATTCGGTATTACATACGATGATTTGAAAGTCGATTACTTAGGCTATGCAGAAGCGGCTGACGGTCTGAAATCCGGCAGCATTGATGCGGCATTCCTGACAAGTGGTCTTCCGAACTCCTCGGTGATGGAGCTTGCAGCAAGTATCGATCTTGCACTTGTAGCTGTCGACCCGGCTAAAATTGAAGAAATTGCAAAAGACCAACCATACTTCGTCGCAATGGACATTCCTGCTGATACATATGGCAATGCGGAACCGATTCCGACAGCGGCAATCATGAATGCATTGGTCGTCAGCAGTGATTTGAGCGAAGATGATGTTTACAAATTGACGAAGAAGTTCTTTGACAGCTTGGACACTCTTGGAAACTCCCACCAAGCTGCATCAGAAATTACTCTGGAAGGTGCACAACAAGGTATGGTAGCACCTGTTCACCCTGGAGCTCAAAAGTACTACGATGAGCAAAAGTAAGATTTTCCTAAGTGGGGGCATGTTCGCAATCATGCTCCTTCTTTCTCTTTTTTTAATTCGAATTCCTACCATTCAACTTTCGTATATGGATGGTAGTTTTTATTTGAGTGACGATACGTTTGAACTCGGTTGGATTCATTCTGTCGAAAAGGAGCCCTGGTTCGAAACATATGAACGGAAGGGGCTCGATCTTTATTTGACGACTACGAAGTTCAAGACATTCGGTGCCGGTGTTCCATCCTCAAAGAAAGTGATCGAAGCGGAAGACGGTTTTGTCCATATGGTTGTCAATGAAAAAAGGGGTGAAATCCGGCTGGCCGTTTCGGAAAATGTCCAGACCACTTTATACACGAAAAATAGTGAAATCCAGTTATATGAACTAGTCGACGATTACGAAACGATAGTCATTCGTGTCGTCAACGCATCTTTATGGAATTTATTAAGAGGTGAAAAAATTGACTAAACAGGCAAACAGGCCGCCAATTCTTGAGCAAACAGAAGTGCTGACCGAAGAACAACAAGCCGAGCTTCTCGAGAAGTTTGATACAGAATCGAAAGTGAGAAAGCTGTCAGGAAAGAAAGTCGCATTTTTCATTTCGGCTATCGCAGTCTTCTACTCTCTTTTCCATTTATACATTACGTTTTATCCAATGCCTGCACTTCAACAGCGGGCAGTTCATGTCGCGGTCGGGATTGCACTTATTTATCTCATTTACCCGACTTATAGCAAACAGGACCGTAGCAAAGTGGCAGCATACGACTGGCTGCTATTCGTACTAAGTTTGGCGACGGCCGGCTATTTAATTAAAGAATATACTGCCATTGTGACGACTCGCGGCGGAATACCGAACACGATGGATATCGTTATGGCCATTATGACTGTCGTGCTTATTTTGGAAGCCGCTCGTCGGGTGACGGGTTGGATCCTTCCTATATTGGCGCTTGCCTTCCTGTCCTACCCATTCTTCAGCCATATGAGTTGGGTACCGTTAAAAATGGCGACGCGTCCATATGATTTAGGCGACATTTTCGGGCAGATGTACTTGAAGACGGAAGGTCTTTATTCCACGGCGATCGGCGCTTCCGTATCCTTCATCTTCCTATTCATTCTCTTTGGCGCATTTTTGGCGAAATCGGGGATGGGACAATTTTTCAATGACTTGGCTCTTGCGCTTGCCGGTCATAAGCAAGGGGGACCGGCGAAGGTCGCGGTCATCTCGAGCGGTTTCATGGGAAGCATTAACGGTGCCGCTGTTGCGAACGTCGTCGGTACAGGTGCGTTCACGATCCCGATGATGAAACGCGTCGGGTATTCGAAAAACTTTGCGGGTGCGGTTGAAGCGAGTGCTTCGATCGGCGGACAAATATTGCCGCCGATCATGGGAGCGAGCGCTTTCATCATGGCGGAAACGACAGGCGTGAAATACGGGACGATCGCTTTGGCTGCCCTCATTCCAGCTGTCCTTTATTTCCTTGCGGTCATCATGCAAGTGCATTTCCGTGCGGGCAAGGAAAATTTGAAAGGCATTCCGAAACCGGATCTTCCGCGCGTAAAAGAGGTTATGAAAGAACGCGGACATCTATTGATCCCGATCGTCTATCTTATTTTCCTCCTTTATCGCAACGTTCCGATTGGCCATGCGGCATTTTATACAATCGTTGCAACGGTCATCGTTGCAGCACTCAGAAAATCGACACGTATGTCTATTAAAGACATCATCGGTGCATTGGATAGCGGTGCGCGCCAATCCCTTTCTGTCATGGTTGCGTGTGCGGTTGTCGGAGTCATCATCGGGGTCGTCAGCTTGACAAGTTTCGGGAATGTCATGACTTCTTCCATCGCAAGCCTTGGGGCAGGTTCTTTATTCCTGACATTGTTCTTTACGATGGTTGCGTCAATGATCCTAGGGATGGGACTTCCTTCTATTCCGGCGTATATCATTACAGCGACGATGGCTGCACCTGCTTTGGCGGCGTTTGACGTACCGATCCTAGTTGCGCATATGTTCGTCTTCTATTTCGGTATCTTTGCGAACATTACACCACCTGTTGCGCTTGCCGCATTTGCGGGGGCTGGCATTTCAGGCGGAGATCCGATGAGGACCGGTTTTACAGCACTCAAACTATCAGCTGCCGGCTTCCTCATCCCTTATATGTTCGTTTACAATCCAGCGATGATGATGATCGATACGACAGGAGTTGCGATGAACGCACGGGAGTTCCCTGTCGCTGCGACGATGGACATCGCAATCATTACAATAACGGCAATTATCGGCATCATCGGTTTGAGTGCCGCAATCGAAGGCTATTTCAAAACGAACTTGAATCCGCTTTGGCGGATCGTCCTTGCCGCGGGAGCGCTCATGCTGATCATCCCGGAAACTATTACGGATATCGTCGGCATCATTATTGTTGGCGCTATGTTTGCGCTGAACTATATGAAAAACAAAAAAGAAGAGCAAGATCGATTGCAGACAGAATAAAGGACCACATAAAACGCACCGCCTATCAGCCTTGTTGATAAGCGGTGTGTTTTGCTATTTAAAGTTTTCAAATACTACTTACGTATTCTACTTGCAATTAGTATAATAGTAGGAACTCTATTCAGAAACGGGGAACTCATTTTGTTAAGAAACCAAGTGCAACGATTCATCATGCTGTTTGCCATTCTTTTCGTCATGCTGCCGCTCACGCCATCTGCTGCTGCGGAACCGATTAATGAAATTCGGCAACTCATTAAAGACTATTATATTGACGACGTTCCTGAATCGGTATTATCACGAAGCACAGGGAAAGAGATTACAAACGGGCTTGACCCCCATTCTGCATACATGTCCAAGACTGAATATGAAGCATTCATTAACGGGATTGAGCAGCGTATCGTAGGAATCGGAGTTGTGTTGGAGGAAAGCAGTAACGGCATAAAAGTGATTTCCGTCATTACGGACGGCCCCGCGTTCAAGGCTGGTATTATTTCCGGTGACGTCATCACGCATGTCGACGGCAAATCCTTGAAAGGGAAGTCCGTGCAGGCAGCAGTTCCATTGATCAGCGGCAAGGAAAACACAGCCGTCTCCCTTACGATTGAACGGGAAAAGTCGGAAAGGCCGATCGAAATGACGCTTCGCCGGGCGGAAATCCATTTGCCGACAGTCGAATCGGAAATGCTCGGCGGGAATATCGGCTATATCCGGTTGAACAGCTTTGCGACCGATTCGAGTAAGGGAATGGCAAACGCAATCCGGTCACTTGAGGGCGCTGATGGATTCATTGTCGACATTAGGTATAACGGGGGAGGCTATATAACAGCCGCGCAGGAAATTGCAGGTTTTTTCCCAGGAGTGGAGCAAGCTTTCCAATTGAGAGAGAAACATAAGAAGCCGGCAATTTATCCTTCCGTGAATCAAAAACAGAAGATCACAGGTCCCGTATCATTGCTTGTGAATGAATACAGTGCAAGTGCGTCCGAAATGTTGGCAGTCAACTTGAAAGAGGAGAAAGCCGCTACATTGTACGGAGAAAAAACGTACGGTAAAGGGACGATGCAATCGATGTTTGCATTCAACGACGGCAGCGTGTTGAAAATGACGACGGCCCGTTTTTATTCGCCGAAAGGCATTCCTGTCGATAAAGTCGGTGTTTCTCCGGACGTGTTGACGCAAAAAGACGAAGAATTGACGACGGCACATTATGATCACCTGGTTGCGAAATTACAAGGCTACACGGCATTCCCTTCATTGGAAAATGTAAAGACGACGAAAACATTCACAGTTAGCATGACGAAGGAAATGGATTGGCGTCAACTCGGAAAGCAGGCGGTCCAATTAATAGAAGTCGGTGGAAAAGAAAGCAGTGTCCGCATGGAAGTGAAGGATGGCAAGACGATTGAAGTAATTCCCGAGTCACCATTACTTTCTGGGAAGAAATATATGCTGATCATCCATCCAGCTTGGAAGGATAAGACGGGAAAGGTAGTGAAGAAAGGGATTTATCTTGATGTCACAGTAAAATAAATGAAAGTGAGAGCTTGTCCGTCAATGAATGGATGGGCTCTCATTTTCAATATATGGAGATTCTGTTCCACGCTTTGAGGAATGAATGGAACGTCGCCTAATCTCTTTCTCCAAAAGTTTGATGAACTGTGGGCAAAGGTTTAACGCGACCGCTTTTTTATATGATTCCATAAGAAGGTCATCCGGTATACTCAACATTTTCTCCTCCTCCTTGACATAAAACTATTTCCGGGTGCATAACTTGAAGTTTGGCTGTTTTTACCTTACCAAATTTCATTTGTAAGAACAACCGTTCCGATATCCACAGTTAACAGTGGATAAGTTGTGGTTAACTTGTTTGTAAGCCGGTTAAGTCAAGGGGAGTGTGGTGGATAACGTGGACAAAGTTATCCACAGATTGGGAAACTGCGAAAAATGTCGAAAGATTTTTCTGAAGTTGCTATTTTATAAGAATTCATCTTGAGATTCTTACAGAATTCACATACTATTAGAAGAAAAACAATTGGGGGAGAGGGATCATGTTTCAATTTGATACGCTCGGCCAGGAAATTGTGGAAGAGCTCTCCAATTTAATACAGGAACAAGTACTTCTAACAGATCGCCGAGGCTTCATCCAAGCGAGCACCGATCCGGATAGGATTAACCAATTCCATGAAGGTGCGTTGCTGAGCTTGCGGGAAAAAAAGATTCTCCATATGACCGAGAAGGAGGTCGGTCTGTTACGAGGTGTCCGTAAAGGCGTTGTCCTGCCGATCATCATTGAAGGGGAGCCGATTGCCGTACTCGGAATAACAGGGGATCCAAAGCATATCCATCCGCAGGCGCAACTCATCCTGCGGGTGACGGAGTTATTCATCCAAGACGCCATGAAGAGGAAACAGAAAGAGGAAAAGGTGCGTGAACTCGAATTTTTCGTTTTTGACTGGCTCACCTCGGGAAAGAAAGATGTCCGCTTCCGCGAAAGAGGGGCTGTTCTCGGCATTGAAGTCAGCTTGTATAAGCAAGTTGTCGTCATTGAGGTGATGAACACGGAAGATCAGTTTACAATCGACGAAGTCGATCGTTTCATGTCCAATCAAAGCATCCACCCCGATCTTATGATGATCAGATGGGGACAAGATAAAATCCTCATGCTTTTGCCTGAAATGAATCAGGACATATTAAAAAGTGAACTGGAATATTTCCTCTTATCTATTAAGAGAAGGAAAAAAATCAGTGTAGCGGCGGGAATCGGCGGACAGACCGATTACTTCGATCTGTCGAAGTCGTTCATCCAAGCGGAAAGGGCGGCGAATGCTTCCAAAAAATTAGGGCGGGTCTTGTTCGAACACGAACTTCGTTTCGAGCTGATCCTACAAAGCATCGGAGAGTCGACCCGCGAGGAATATATTCAGCGGACTGTTGCCCCGCTGCTCGAAGACGAGGAACTCCTGCACAATCTTCAAGTTTGGTTCAATGAAAACCAATCGATGCAAAACACAGCTCAAAAATTGCATATTCATAAAAATACGCTTTCGTATCGGTTGCAGAAGGTCGAACAGCTCACTGGACTATCTGTTTCAAATGTCCATGACGTTCTCCTCCTCTATCTCGGAATCCGGCTTTTGGACGAAATGAAGTAAAAGATCCCTATTGAATGAAAAATTCAAAGGGGTCTTTTTATATATCTATATATCCCATCGAATTCGTCTTTTTTGTACACATGAACAAAAAAACATCGAAATATGACTGAAAACTTGTGAGTTTGTCTATATCATCTTAATCATCGGACTATTAGAATTAAACAAAGAATTAGAAATTTGAAGGAGGCTGCTTCATGGATGTGCAAGTGAAGGAGCGATTGATTGCCATTACGGGCAGTGCTCATGCGAAGACATCGACGGCGCAGAGACTAGCATATTCATATGACGCGACAGCGAATTTCCAGGCGCTGCCGGATTTAGTCCTTTCCCCTGCTTCCATCGAGGAAATCCAGGAGATTGTAAAAGTTTGTGGGGAGTATGGGGTTCCGATCGTTTCCCGTGGGTCCGGAACGAATCTTGCGGCAGGGACGACACCGACTTCCGGGGGAGTCGTCATTTTATTCAACCGGTTGAACCGAATTTTGGAGCTGGATGAGGAGAATTTGACGATTACGGTGCAACCGGGCGTCATTACACAGGCCATTAATGAAAAGGTCGCGGAAAGAGGATTGTTTTACCCTCCAGATCCAGGTTCGATGAGCATTTCTACAATTGGAGGGAATGTGAGCGAGAATTCCGGTGGCCTGCGAGGGTTGAAATATGGCGTGACACGCGATTATGTGAAATCGTTGAAAATCGTCCTCCCTAGCGGCGAGCTGCTGACGACGGGCGGAAAGCTTGCGAAGGACGTGGCGGGCTATGACCTGACAAGCTTGTTCGTCGGATCAGAAGGGACGCTCGGAATTATAGTGGAAATTACATTAGGTTTGATACCGGCGCCTGAGACGAAGAAGACGCTTTTAGTGTTTTACGACACGCTTGAAAAGGCGGCGCAGACGGTTTCATCGATCATCGCGGCGAAAATCGTGCCGGCGACGCTAGAGTTCATGGACCAAGGCACGATCGAAGCGGTCGAGGAGTTCATGAAAATCGGTTTGCCGACGAATTGCGAGGCGATGCTGCTCATTGAACAAGATGGCGATCCGGCAGTAGTCGAAAAGGATATGGAGCTCGTCCACAAACTGTGCATGGCGCATGGCGCAACGTCGACACAGATGGCGCAAACGGCGGAAGAGGCTGCTCAGTTGAGCATCGCGCGCCGGGTCGCTTTATCCGCACTCGCGAGGAAAAGGCCGACGACAATCCTTGAAGATGCGACAGTCCCGCGCTCTGAAATCGCGAAAATGGTG
The genomic region above belongs to Sporosarcina sp. Marseille-Q4943 and contains:
- a CDS encoding polysaccharide deacetylase family protein, encoding MKRVFWLTLLFALVFPMMPEAGSVPTVNITETTPVYNQSKKVAVFMKGTSTSIVKETDRYYHTVIGGDEVMFSKKRAMAVKDSYGTLKGAYPVRAITKKHVPILNAPNKKAKAIGQLQPNLTIHLQRAQGNYYPVNFGGKTGYIDKKEIVIDSGIPVLMYHDLTRVKLSDNVSVLEVKNFEEQMAYLKKNNWTTITPRQLELWVQGKLNLPAKSVLITFDDGYESTIELGYPILKRYGFKATSFLITSRIGKPGMVSEYDLQSTTDVYSYENHTHSYHMFNSRTGLSYLQSESRNVIRADIREANETIEQILGGHRVKAHAYPYGKNSLQAIQALKDAGITIAFTIEEGNVHRGDPIYALNRQRVHSHMSLKDFADKLKGM
- a CDS encoding TAXI family TRAP transporter solute-binding subunit encodes the protein MKVRKYGLLFASALMSATILAACGDSDKDGGADSKGSADGLDTRIVTIATGGSSGPYNIIGTTLANEYSTEFGVNSKPQSTGASVENINLIKEGKVEMAFVMSDVLTEAAEGIGNFPEKVDKVQQIAALYPNYVQIVTTADSGIKTIEDLKGKRVAVGDQNSGVEVNARNLLNGFGITYDDLKVDYLGYAEAADGLKSGSIDAAFLTSGLPNSSVMELAASIDLALVAVDPAKIEEIAKDQPYFVAMDIPADTYGNAEPIPTAAIMNALVVSSDLSEDDVYKLTKKFFDSLDTLGNSHQAASEITLEGAQQGMVAPVHPGAQKYYDEQK
- a CDS encoding DUF1850 domain-containing protein; this translates as MSKSKIFLSGGMFAIMLLLSLFLIRIPTIQLSYMDGSFYLSDDTFELGWIHSVEKEPWFETYERKGLDLYLTTTKFKTFGAGVPSSKKVIEAEDGFVHMVVNEKRGEIRLAVSENVQTTLYTKNSEIQLYELVDDYETIVIRVVNASLWNLLRGEKID
- a CDS encoding TRAP transporter permease, whose translation is MLTEEQQAELLEKFDTESKVRKLSGKKVAFFISAIAVFYSLFHLYITFYPMPALQQRAVHVAVGIALIYLIYPTYSKQDRSKVAAYDWLLFVLSLATAGYLIKEYTAIVTTRGGIPNTMDIVMAIMTVVLILEAARRVTGWILPILALAFLSYPFFSHMSWVPLKMATRPYDLGDIFGQMYLKTEGLYSTAIGASVSFIFLFILFGAFLAKSGMGQFFNDLALALAGHKQGGPAKVAVISSGFMGSINGAAVANVVGTGAFTIPMMKRVGYSKNFAGAVEASASIGGQILPPIMGASAFIMAETTGVKYGTIALAALIPAVLYFLAVIMQVHFRAGKENLKGIPKPDLPRVKEVMKERGHLLIPIVYLIFLLYRNVPIGHAAFYTIVATVIVAALRKSTRMSIKDIIGALDSGARQSLSVMVACAVVGVIIGVVSLTSFGNVMTSSIASLGAGSLFLTLFFTMVASMILGMGLPSIPAYIITATMAAPALAAFDVPILVAHMFVFYFGIFANITPPVALAAFAGAGISGGDPMRTGFTALKLSAAGFLIPYMFVYNPAMMMIDTTGVAMNAREFPVAATMDIAIITITAIIGIIGLSAAIEGYFKTNLNPLWRIVLAAGALMLIIPETITDIVGIIIVGAMFALNYMKNKKEEQDRLQTE
- a CDS encoding S41 family peptidase, which gives rise to MLRNQVQRFIMLFAILFVMLPLTPSAAAEPINEIRQLIKDYYIDDVPESVLSRSTGKEITNGLDPHSAYMSKTEYEAFINGIEQRIVGIGVVLEESSNGIKVISVITDGPAFKAGIISGDVITHVDGKSLKGKSVQAAVPLISGKENTAVSLTIEREKSERPIEMTLRRAEIHLPTVESEMLGGNIGYIRLNSFATDSSKGMANAIRSLEGADGFIVDIRYNGGGYITAAQEIAGFFPGVEQAFQLREKHKKPAIYPSVNQKQKITGPVSLLVNEYSASASEMLAVNLKEEKAATLYGEKTYGKGTMQSMFAFNDGSVLKMTTARFYSPKGIPVDKVGVSPDVLTQKDEELTTAHYDHLVAKLQGYTAFPSLENVKTTKTFTVSMTKEMDWRQLGKQAVQLIEVGGKESSVRMEVKDGKTIEVIPESPLLSGKKYMLIIHPAWKDKTGKVVKKGIYLDVTVK
- a CDS encoding sporulation histidine kinase inhibitor Sda; this encodes MLSIPDDLLMESYKKAVALNLCPQFIKLLEKEIRRRSIHSSKRGTESPYIENESPSIH
- a CDS encoding sugar diacid recognition domain-containing protein; this translates as MFQFDTLGQEIVEELSNLIQEQVLLTDRRGFIQASTDPDRINQFHEGALLSLREKKILHMTEKEVGLLRGVRKGVVLPIIIEGEPIAVLGITGDPKHIHPQAQLILRVTELFIQDAMKRKQKEEKVRELEFFVFDWLTSGKKDVRFRERGAVLGIEVSLYKQVVVIEVMNTEDQFTIDEVDRFMSNQSIHPDLMMIRWGQDKILMLLPEMNQDILKSELEYFLLSIKRRKKISVAAGIGGQTDYFDLSKSFIQAERAANASKKLGRVLFEHELRFELILQSIGESTREEYIQRTVAPLLEDEELLHNLQVWFNENQSMQNTAQKLHIHKNTLSYRLQKVEQLTGLSVSNVHDVLLLYLGIRLLDEMK
- a CDS encoding FAD-linked oxidase C-terminal domain-containing protein — translated: MDVQVKERLIAITGSAHAKTSTAQRLAYSYDATANFQALPDLVLSPASIEEIQEIVKVCGEYGVPIVSRGSGTNLAAGTTPTSGGVVILFNRLNRILELDEENLTITVQPGVITQAINEKVAERGLFYPPDPGSMSISTIGGNVSENSGGLRGLKYGVTRDYVKSLKIVLPSGELLTTGGKLAKDVAGYDLTSLFVGSEGTLGIIVEITLGLIPAPETKKTLLVFYDTLEKAAQTVSSIIAAKIVPATLEFMDQGTIEAVEEFMKIGLPTNCEAMLLIEQDGDPAVVEKDMELVHKLCMAHGATSTQMAQTAEEAAQLSIARRVALSALARKRPTTILEDATVPRSEIAKMVKAVQEIAVKYDLLICTFGHAGDGNLHPTILTDVRDDAEMARVEMAFAEIFDQAIKLGGTITGEHGVGEMKAPYLEWKIGKAGIDTMKSIKQAIDPLNIMNPGKIFAKSSKKRVVVQHE